A single Lactuca sativa cultivar Salinas chromosome 8, Lsat_Salinas_v11, whole genome shotgun sequence DNA region contains:
- the LOC111914296 gene encoding probable nucleoredoxin 2, which produces MRQQLSLINATTSPDTTTIVSRHRYLSLFASDDRDFLLSPTGAQIKISDLHDKIVGIYFSANWYPQCQSFTKLLIQVYEQIKAKKGSAFEIIFVSSDEDLNAFNNYYQSNMPWLAIPFSDLETKKALNNRFDVEGIPCLIILQPDHDAGIVHDGVELIYRYGVEAYPFTKERLDELLKQEKEKHERQTLSNLLMNHDRDFLLAHSASKKVLISSLIGKTIGLYFSAQWCLPSLKFTPKLISIYQKIKAKLSEQEDFEIIYVSTDHNQLEFESSFSLMPWLALPFGDSINKELTKYFDITGIPSLIILGPDGKTVTKNGRSLINLYEEEAYPFTEARVKLLEKQMDEDAKNLPSMEIHSGHRHELTLVSQENGGGPFICCDCDEQGSGWAYQCIDCGYEVHTKCVRPVVQMSSA; this is translated from the exons atgaggcaGCAGCTATCGTTGATCAACGCAACGACGTCGCCGGACACTACAACCATCGTCAGCCGCCACAGATATTTATCGCTTTTTGCCTCCGATGACCGTGACTTTCTTCTCTCTCCCACCGGAGCTCAG ATAAAAATTTCCGACCTTCACGACAAAATCGTTGGCATTTACTTTTCAGCAAACTGGTATCCACAATGCCAAAGTTTTACAAAACTATTGATTCAAGTATACGAACAAATCAAAGCGAAAAAAGGGTCAGCATTTGAGATCATCTTTGTTTCATCTGATGAAGACTTGAATGCATTCAACAACTACTATCAATCAAACATGCCATGGCTTGCGATTCCGTTCTCTGATTTGGAAACTAAAAAGGCATTGAACAACAGATTTGACGTTGAGGGgattccatgcttgatcatcttgcaACCCGATCATGATGCAGGTATTGTGCACGATGGAGTTGAGTTGATTTATCGTTATGGTGTTGAAGCATATCCTTTTACAAAAGAGAGGTTGGATGAGTTGTTGAAGCAAGAAAAGGAGAAGCATGAACGACAAACTCTCTCAAATTTGCTTATGAATCATGATAGAGATTTTCTTTTGGCTCATTCGGCATCCAAAAAG GTATTAATATCTTCCTTGATAGGCAAAACCATCGGGCTATATTTTTCAGCACAATGGTGTCTCCCAAGTCTCAAATTCACACCCAAGTTGATATCCATTTACCAAAAGATAAAAGCAAAACTAAGTGAACAAGAAGACTTTGAAATCATCTACGTGTCAACTGATCACAATCAGCTAGAGTTTGAATCTTCTTTCAGCTTAATGCCATGGCTAGCACTCCCATTTGGGGACTCGATCAATAAGGAGTTGACCAAGTACTTTGATATCACGGGTATTCCAAGTTTGATCATTTTGGGTCCAGATGGAAAAACTGTAACGAAGAACGGGAGATCTCTGATTAACTTGTACGAAGAGGAAGCTTATCCTTTTACAGAAGCGAGGGTGAAGCTATTGGAGAAGCAAATGGATGAGGATGCAAAGAATCTTCCGAGCATGGAGATACATTCGGGTCATCGCCATGAACTCACGTTGGTGTCTCAAGAAAATGGTGGGGGGCCGTTTATATGTTGTGATTGTGATGAGCAAGGTTCGGGCTGGGCTTACCAGTGCATTGATTGTGGGTATGAAGTGCACACCAAGTGTGTTAGGCCGGTGGTTCAGATGTCTAGTGCATGA